Part of the candidate division KSB1 bacterium genome, TGATGACAGCAAATATGGTTTTAAAGGATACAATTATAAAGATAAAGTGCACCGTTGATCAATTAGTTCATGATGAGAAGAATTTGAAGGAGAATCAATTATGACCAAACAAAAGTCGGACAAGCAGGCTCTTGATAACATTGTCGAGAGTGCAGAGCATTTAGAACAAGTGTATAAGCGAGACTCGCAATTTGGAGACCTGGTTATCATTACAACACAGAATTCCGTCTATTCCGTCAGTGTTATTGATGACGATCGCTATCTTGTTTCAGGCGGTGTTTTTGATCGTAAAGGCCTTTCTCCCATGAAAACTACTATTCGCGGTTGTACTTGGGGAGGCAGCACAATTAAGGTAGATATTGTTGCAGGCTGCGGAATGTTTTTAGAATTTGGCAATGGCGTCGTTACTAGCCGGATAGAGCAAGTGCGTTTAATTCCGTCAGGTGCTCAGAATTAGAAATTAACAAAGAAGGAGCAGCAGTGCTTAGAGTTTTTTCAGGGATTGAATATTTCGTTCCGAACCGGAAGCGCTTTTACAAAAAAAATAATTTAGGCTATTCTAAAAAATAGTCTTGACTAAACCTAAACTATTTCTTATATTTCCCGAAGTGACGTTCAACCCTTGAGAAAAACTTATGATTACCCAAACTATCCAGGATTATCTGAAAGTTATTTATAAAGCCGGTTCGCGCGGGGAATCCGTTACCACAAATGCGATCGCAGAAAAACTAAAGGTTTCACAGGCATCGGTTACGGCTATGGTTAAGAAGCTGGCAGACCTTAAGTTGATTCGGCACAGGCCCTACTACGGCGTAAAACTTACGGACGCGGGTCGAAAGGTTGCCCTGGAGATTATTAGGCACCATCGCCTACTAGAGCTTTATTTGGCTGAGGCCCTGGGGTACGAATGGGACCGCGTCCACGATGAAGCCGAAAAACTAGAACACGTAATCTCGGAAGAGTTTGAAGATAAAATGGCAAAAATTCTAGGCAATCCAACGGCGGATCCGCACGGCGCACCGATACCAAGCAAAGACGGTCTCATAGAGGAGAGAACGTTAGAATGCCTTTCTGTTATTGATGCCGGTCAAAAAGTTCAAGTTAAGGAGGTAAGTGATAAAGATCCGGAAATGCTTCGATATTTGGGGGACATCGGCATTTTCCCGGACGTCATGATTGATGTAATGGAGAAGGCGCCCTTTGGCGGCCCACTGTTGATCAAGGTTGCAGGTAAGGAATATAATCTGGGTGAGAGATTGACTGACAATATTCTTGTTTCTCAAACTCCTTGTAATCATTAAATACGGCTTCTTACTATGGAAAAGGACTATGTCAAAAAAATCGACCGGCGTGAATTTCTGAAATACGGTACTGCCGGCACCTTAGCGGTTACCGGCGCTGTTACATTAGCGAAATTGGGATTGCCAGCGTCAAAAATTGCCTCTCCCGCCAATGGTCAGGAAGAGATCTCTCATAATTCCATACATGCCGGACAACTAGGAACCGTGGGGGATGTGATATCTGACTCATTCGATCCCTCAGCATTCTTGACTCATTTCGACACCGGTCAAGTTTCAAAATTGCCTAACGGACAAACCCTCAGGGAATTCAGGTTTGCGGCCATTGATAAAGAGATAGAGATCGCACCCGGCGTTTTTTTCCCGGCCTGGACTTATAATGGGCAGGTGCCTGGCCCAACGATTCGCTGCACCGAAGGCGACCGGATTCGAATTTATTTTTCCAACACTGGATCACATCCCCATACTATTCATTTTCATGGCATTCACTCGGGCCTAATGGACGGGGTGTTTGAAGTGGTGGAACCCGGGCAGGACTTTACTTACGAATTTGACGCCGCGCCTTATGGTCTTCATTTGTACCACTGCCACACTATCCCCTTAAAGCGGCATATACACAAAGGGCTTTACGGCGCATTCATTGTCGATCCCAAAGAAGGCCGTCCGACAGTCGACCACGAGTATGTTATGGTTATGAATGGCTTCGACACCAATTTTGACGACGACAATGAGGTATATGCGGTGAACAGTGTGGCTTTTCATTATCAAAATCACCCGATTAAATTCAAGGTGAACGACAAAGTACGGATCTACCTGGTGAACATCACTGAATTTGACCCCGTGAATTCATTTCATTTGCATGCAGAATTTTTCAACGTCTTTCGCACCGGGACAAGTTTAACGCCAAACGAGTATACGGACACCCTGATGATGTGTCAGGCCGAACGTCACATTCTGGAATTTAGCTACAAATACGCTGGCCGTTACATGTTTCATGCACATCAAAGCGAATTCGCAGAACTCGGGTGGATGGGGCTTTTTGAAGTCGAAGAAAGACAAGTTGCTCAAGATCCAATAAATGAGTCACGGGATAAGAATGGATAAGAGTAAACTAACTATCTGGCTCGCTGGCATCCTACCTCTCGTCCTGCTTGCAGGTTTGGTCTACGTATTCTTCGTCGTTGGACCGGCCGGCATTTTTGAAGCTGCTTTCCCCCCGATTGAGGAGTTAACCGTAGAACGCATTCACTTGAAACCTAACGAAATGGTCGTTCACGTCGTGAACGGCGGGCCGGATGCCGTAACCATAGCCCAGGTTATGGTCGATGAAGCTTACTGGCAACACAACATCGAACCTTCTCGCACCGTTCCTCGATTGGGTAGCGCTGAAATCACTATCCCCTATCCGTGGGTCGAAGGCGAGACTCATGAGGTCAAACTCATTACGAGTACGGGATTGACGTTTGCCAAAACGATAGAGGTGGCCGTGGAATCGCCTGAACCCAACGCGCGCTATCTCTGGACCTTCGTATTGCTCGGGACGTACGCCGGAATTATTCCGGTATTCCTAGGGCTTCTCTGGTTTCCCTTCTTGCGAAAACTCAACGACAAATGGCTCAATTTCTTTTTGAGTCTGACGGTGGGTTTGCTGCTGTTCCTTGGAGTCGACGCCCTGCATGAAGCCTTTGAAACCGCAGACCAAGTGGCCGGGGCATTTCAGGGCGGAGGACTCGTGACGCTTGGATTCTTGATCAGTCTGCTTGGCTTACAAGCCGCGAGTAAAAATCAGGCAGGTCAAAACAATACGGCAGGTCAACCTGATCATCTCTGGGTGGCTTATATGATCGCTTTAGGTATCGGCCTGCACAACTTAGGGGAGGGACTCGCTATAGGCACAGCTTATAGTGTGGGAGAGATTGGTTTGGGAGCTTTTTTAGTGATCGGTTTCACGCTCCACAACATCACCGAAGGCTTAGCCATTATCGTCCCTATTGCCAAGGACCGCCCCCGGCTTTGGCATTTTGCGACCCTGGGGGCTGTGGCTGGAGTCCCTACTGTTTTCGGTACGTTGATCGGCGGGTTTAGCTATTCTCCTATTTTTTCAACTCTATTCCTGGCGATTGGTGCAGGCGCCATCTTTCAGGTGGTTTATGCCGTTGGCAAACTCATGCTGCAAGAAACAAAAGTCGGGGTTGCTAATTTATTAAACTTTGCCGGCTTAGCTTTAGGCTTAGTAATCATGTACACCACAGCATTGTTTGTGGTAAATTGATTGAATTTGAAACCAACTTGAAACTTGAATAGGCGGTATCATGCGCGACCACATTAGATATATTTTGATAGCAGCGGTCAGTCTAACCTGTTTGGCCTTTCTTGGCATCGCACAAACGGTTGTACAAACTGAGAATCCTCAACCCACAATTAATTTCTCGAACGCGATATTACCGCTTCTAACGGAAAATTGCGCTGATGCCAATTGCCATGCAGGGTCACAGGCCTGGATGGATTTGAATTTAGCCGATGAAAAAAGGTATGAAAATTTAGTCAATCGGCCCAGTAAAGAAGTGAACGAATTGAAGCTGATTGTTCCCTTTAAACCGGATTCCAGTTATCTACTCCATAAAATTAAAGGAATCCAGGCCAAAGGCGCACGCATGCCGTACAAAAAAGAGTCCCTTACTAAGCAAGAAATTGCATTAATACAAAAGTGGATTAAACAAGGGGCTTTAAAAAACTAATATTTGAAAATATTTAAATTCAATTAAATTCAATTAATAATAATCATTTTAATATTTGAGAAGAAACCAGGAATGTTATGTGTAAGTTATGTCGTTACTGTGGGGATGGGGGATTGACAATAAACGGCCCGATCGCTTTGATATCATTGGGATGGTGATCTGCTGTATTGGAGCGGCTGTGATCATGTACTGGCCGAGGGCGAGCAACTAGTAGTTTTCAAGTCGCTGAAGTCAGCTTGGCCGAACATATTATAAATTTTTTCAATCCATTTGGTCTGTTTATCGGGTTAAACGGCGTCATTCTGCTGGCCTACATCGTTGCGATTCCGGCCAATGAAATCGTCGTTCCAA contains:
- a CDS encoding multicopper oxidase domain-containing protein → MEKDYVKKIDRREFLKYGTAGTLAVTGAVTLAKLGLPASKIASPANGQEEISHNSIHAGQLGTVGDVISDSFDPSAFLTHFDTGQVSKLPNGQTLREFRFAAIDKEIEIAPGVFFPAWTYNGQVPGPTIRCTEGDRIRIYFSNTGSHPHTIHFHGIHSGLMDGVFEVVEPGQDFTYEFDAAPYGLHLYHCHTIPLKRHIHKGLYGAFIVDPKEGRPTVDHEYVMVMNGFDTNFDDDNEVYAVNSVAFHYQNHPIKFKVNDKVRIYLVNITEFDPVNSFHLHAEFFNVFRTGTSLTPNEYTDTLMMCQAERHILEFSYKYAGRYMFHAHQSEFAELGWMGLFEVEERQVAQDPINESRDKNG
- a CDS encoding ZIP family metal transporter, with amino-acid sequence MDKSKLTIWLAGILPLVLLAGLVYVFFVVGPAGIFEAAFPPIEELTVERIHLKPNEMVVHVVNGGPDAVTIAQVMVDEAYWQHNIEPSRTVPRLGSAEITIPYPWVEGETHEVKLITSTGLTFAKTIEVAVESPEPNARYLWTFVLLGTYAGIIPVFLGLLWFPFLRKLNDKWLNFFLSLTVGLLLFLGVDALHEAFETADQVAGAFQGGGLVTLGFLISLLGLQAASKNQAGQNNTAGQPDHLWVAYMIALGIGLHNLGEGLAIGTAYSVGEIGLGAFLVIGFTLHNITEGLAIIVPIAKDRPRLWHFATLGAVAGVPTVFGTLIGGFSYSPIFSTLFLAIGAGAIFQVVYAVGKLMLQETKVGVANLLNFAGLALGLVIMYTTALFVVN
- a CDS encoding metal-dependent transcriptional regulator translates to MITQTIQDYLKVIYKAGSRGESVTTNAIAEKLKVSQASVTAMVKKLADLKLIRHRPYYGVKLTDAGRKVALEIIRHHRLLELYLAEALGYEWDRVHDEAEKLEHVISEEFEDKMAKILGNPTADPHGAPIPSKDGLIEERTLECLSVIDAGQKVQVKEVSDKDPEMLRYLGDIGIFPDVMIDVMEKAPFGGPLLIKVAGKEYNLGERLTDNILVSQTPCNH